A single genomic interval of Sphaerodactylus townsendi isolate TG3544 linkage group LG08, MPM_Stown_v2.3, whole genome shotgun sequence harbors:
- the ABCC2 gene encoding ATP-binding cassette sub-family C member 2, producing the protein MAATLDQFCGSVFWNASFLDRNDADLPLCFEQTVLVWIPLGFIWLLGPWQLLPMCKSRTKKSSVTQIYFTKQALTVLLLLVALTELIFTIIQGLGQQSNSDSQNPAVQYTNPGLYVITWVLVLLIQDSRRFATCRDSWAVFLFFVLSLLCGTFQLQSLIRQAVQGSISDIPRFCLYLLSYGFQLLLVIISAISDTAPEMREAAKKNPEITASFLSFLTFNWYNRMLLKGFRKPLEVDDLWDLKDTEKTGLVGGMFEKNMQAGIKKARRKLEIRQRKRRHRSPITNHRNGLSKAQSQDALVLEEKDQKQKKKKDKGDIRGDYTKHWLMVAIMKTFSRNLLKSVALKVVYDLLTFVSPQLLKLMITFASDQEAYIWHGYLYALLLLLTALVQSICLQQYFHLCFTLGMSVRTSLMTAIYKKALTVSNATRKESTIGETVNLMSADAQRFMDFANFVHLLWSSPLQIALSIWFLWEELGLSMLAGIGVTVLLIPINAVLVTKARAIQVKNMKNKDERMKIMNEILSGIKILKLFAWEPSFEKRIGLIRAQELKGLLNFAYLQAIAIFLFTCAPVLVSVTTFAVYVMVDKDHVLDAQKAFTSISLFNVLRFPLTMLPLVLSALVQVNVSTQRLERYLGSDDMDTSAIWHDTNTGCAVHFCDSSFAWERNSDATIRDITLKIPHGHLVAVVGAVGSGKSSLLSAMLGEMENIKGHINIEGSIAYVPQQAWIQNATLKDNILFGSPFDEARYQQVLEACALLPDLQLLPGGDLTEIGEKGINLSGGQKQRISLARAVYNNADIFLLDDPLSAVDSHVGRHIFDKVLGPDGMLGIKTRILVTHSLNFLAQVDNIVMLVAGAVSEQGSYSTLLANGGEFAQLLSTYGNQQDNMPEEDIIVGMGEEFELDGDPEPGAEEMPADVVTMTQKTEASIQQKNFTRSLSTSSNMSLIKASQRKLKDLKSEGEVKGQKLIENEAVETGKVKFTVYLQYLRAVGSGFSIGVFIAYLGQYVASAGSSLWLSDWTNDALQISENETYSATQRDMRVGVYGALGVGQAIFLVVGSFVASRGAIRASRILHKQLLSNILRAPMSFFDTTPTGRIVNRFAKDIFTVDETIPQSFRSWLSCFLGILSTLLLICLATPFFGVVIIPLGILYYFVQQFYVTTSRQLRRLDSVTRSPIYSHFSETVSGLSVIRGYGHQERFLLHNEKIVDINQKCVYSWIISNRWLAVRLEFVGNLVVFFSALLVVFSKDTLESGIVGLSISSALNVTQTLNWLVRMTSELETNIVAVERVHEYTQVANEAPWVTAQRPPLNWPSKGEICFIDYRVRYRPELELVLDGIHCDINSTEKVGVVGRTGAGKSSLTNCLFRILEAAGGKILIDGLDIATLGLHDLRQNLTIIPQDPVLFSGTLRMNLDPFDQYSDEEVWHSLELAHLKSYVHDLPEGLSHLVSEGGENLSVGQRQLLCLARAVLRKSKILILDEATAAVDIETDHLIQETIRSEFANCTVLTIAHRLHTIMDSNRVMVLQAGRIVEFDSPEQLLQEESIFAGMAKEAGIVGPQISAL; encoded by the exons AACGCCTCTTTCCTGGATCGCAATGATGCCGACCTGCCACTCTGCTTTGAGCAGACTGTTCTCGTCTGGATCCCTCTGGGCTTCATCTGGCTCCTTGGTCCATGGCAACTTCTCCCTATGTGCAAATCCAGGACAAAGAAATCATCCGTCACTCAAATTTACTTCACTAAGCAG GCACTGACTGTGCTACTCTTACTAGTGGCACTAACTGAGCTGATCTTCACCATCATCCAAGGTTTAGGGCAACAATCAAACTCTGACAGTCAAAATCCTGCTGTCCAGTACACAAATCCTGGACTCTATGTCATCACTTGG GTACTTGTTTTGCTGATCCAGGATAGCCGTCGCTTTGCCACATGCAGGGACTCATGGGCTGTCTTCCTTTTCTTCGTCCTTTCCCTGCTCTGTGGCACgtttcagctgcagtctctgaTCCGGCAAGCAGTTCAG ggctcCATCTCTGACATACCACGTTTCTGCCTCTACCTCCTCTCCTATGGGTTTCAGCTCCTCTTGGTGATCATCTCTGCTATTTCTGATACTGCCCCTGAAATGAGGGAAGCTGCAAAGAAG AACCCAGAGATCACAGCCTCCTTCCTGAGCTTCCTCACCTTTAACTGGTACAATAG GATGTTGCTGAAAGGCTTTCGGAAGCCACTGGAGGTGGATGACCTCTGGGACTTGAAAGACACAGAGAAAACAGGTCTAGTTGGGGGCATGTTTGAAAAGAACATGCAAGCAGGCATCAAAAAGGCCCGGCGGAAACTGGAGATTCGGCAACGCAAGAGGAGACATCGGTCACCAATTACCAATCACAGAAATGGTTTAAGCAAAGCCCAGAGTCAGGATGCATTGGTTCTG GAAGAAAAAGaccaaaaacagaagaaaaagaaggacaaAGGAGATATCAGAGGAGACTACACAAAACACTGGCTGATGGTTGCTATAATGAAAACCTTTTCTCGGAACCTTCTGAAATCAGTGGCTTTGAAGGTGGTATATGACTTGCTAACGTTTGTAAGCCCACAGCTGCTGAA GTTGATGATCACCTTTGCGTCGGACCAAGAGGCATACATTTGGCATGGCTACCTCTAcgcgctgctgctgcttttgaccGCTCTAGTGCAGTCTATCTGTCTGCAGCAGTATTTCCACCTCTGTTTCACACTGGGCATGAGTGTACGCACTTCACTTATGACTGCCATCTATAAGAAG GCCCTCACAGTCTCCAATGCCACCCGCAAGGAATCTACTATTGGTGAGACAGTGAACCTGATGTCTGCAGATGCCCAGCGCTTCATGGACTTTGCCAACTTTGTGCACCTGCTGTGGTCATCTCCACTGCAGATTGCGTTGTCTATTTGGTTTCTGTGGGAAGAGCTGGGTCTGTCTATGCTTGCTGGGATTGGAGTCACAGTGCTTCTTATCCCCATCAATGCGGTGCTGGTCACCAAGGCCCGGGCGATACAG GTGAAGAACATGAAGAACAAAGATGAGCGTATGAAAATAATGAATGAAATTCTCAGTGGCATCAAG ATCCTgaagctgtttgcatgggagccATCATTTGAGAAGCGAATTGGGTTGATCCGGGCACAGGAGCTGAAGGGACTGCTGAACTTTGCCTACCTGCAGGCGATTGCCATCTTCCTCTTCACCTGTGCTCCTGTCTTA GTCTCTGTGACAACATTTGCTGTATATGTAATGGTGGATAAGGACCATGTCTTAGATGCACAGAAGGCCTTCACCTCTATTTCTCTCTTTAATGTGCTGCGCTTCCCCCTCACTATGCTGCCTCTAGTGCTATCCGCTTTGGTGCAG GTAAATGTATCTACACAGCGACTTGAACGGTACCTGGGAAGTGATGACATGGACACTTCTGCCATATGGCATGACACCAACACTG GTTGTGCTGTGCATTTTTGTGACTCTTCCTTTGCTTGGGAACGGAACTCTGATGCTACCATTAGAGA CATAACCCTGAAAATTCCACATGGACACTTGGTGGCTGTAGTGGGGGCTGTAGGATCTGGAAAATCCTCTCTGTTGTCAGCCATGTTGGGTGAAATGGAGAACATCAAGGGGCACATCAACATTGAG GGCTCCATAGCATATGTGCCTCAGCAGGCATGGATTCAGAATGCCACATTGAAGGACAACATCCTTTTTGGGTCACCCTTTGATGAAGCCCGATACCAACAGGTGCTGGAGGCATGTGCCCTACTCCCAGACCTGCAGCTGCTTCCAGGAGGAGATCTCACAGAAATTGGGGAGAAG GGAATTAACCTAAGTGGAGGCCAGAAACAACGCATTAGCCTGGCTAGAGCTGTATACAACAATGCAGATATCTTCTTGCTGGATGATCCCCTCTCAGCTGTCGATTCACACGTAGGACGACATATTTTTGATAAAGTTCTGGGACCAGATGGGATGCTGGGGATTAAG ACACGGATCCTAGTGACCCACAGCCTGAATTTCCTGGCACAAGTTGATAACATTGTGATGTTGGTAGCTGGAGCTGTGTCAGAACAGGGTTCTTACAGCACCTTACTGGCTAATGGTGGAGAATTTGCTCAGTTGCTCAGCACATATGGGAACCAGCAAGACAACATGCCTGAAGAGGACATCATAG TGGGAATGGGTGAGGAGTTTGAACTAGATGGAGATCCTGAGCCTGGAGCTGAAGAGATGCCAGCAGATGTAGTGACCATGACCCAGAAAACTGAAGCCAGTATCCAGCAGAAAAACTTCACCCGCAG CCTTAGCACCAGCAGCAACATGTCCCTTATCAAGGCCAGCCAAAGAAAACTGAAGGATCtgaaatctgaaggggaagtgaAAGGACAGAAGCTGATCGAAAATGAGGCTGTGGAAACGGGCAAG GTGAAATTCACTGTGTATCTGCAATATTTGCGTGCTGTTGGGAGCGGATTCTCGATAGGGGTCTTCATCGCTTACCTAGGGCAATATGTGGCCTCTGCTGGTTCCAGCCTGTGGCTTAGTGACTGGACAAATGATGCCCTACAGATCAGCGAGAATGAGACCTACTCAGCTACCCAACGTGACATGCGTGTTGGAGTCTATGGGGCACTGGGTGTGGGCCAAG CTATCTTCCTTGTGGTTGGATCCTTTGTTGCTTCTCGTGGTGCTATACGAGCCTCCCGCATCCTGCACAAGCAGCTGCTCAGTAACATCCTCCGAGCACCTATGAGTTTCTTCGATACGACACCAACAGGCCGCATTGTGAATAGGTTTGCCAAG GACATTTTCACAGTGGATGAGACCATTCCACAGTCTTTCCGCAGCTGGCTGAGCTGCTTTTTGGGAATTCTCAGTACTTTGCTGCTGATCTGCCTAGCTACACCTTTCTTTGGAGTTGTCATTATCCCGCTGGGTATCCTCTACTATTTTGTCCAG CAATTCTATGTGACCACATCCCGCCAGCTGCGGCGCCTGGACTCAGTCACCCGGTCTCCCATCTATTCTCACTTCAGTGAGACTGTGTCAGGTCTCTCTGTTATCCGGGGCTATGGGCACCAGGAGCGCTTCCTGCTGCACAATGAGAAAATTGTGGACATCAATCAGAAGTGTGTATACTCTTGGATTATTTCCAACAG GTGGTTGGCTGTACGCCTAGAATTTGTGGGCAATCTGGTCGTTTTCTTTTCAGCACTGCTGGTTGTCTTTTCCAAAGATACTTTGGAAAGTGGCATTGTGGGACTGTCCATCTCCTCAGCTCTCAAC GTGACTCAAACACTTAACTGGTTGGTGCGAATGACTTCAGAGCTGGAGACCAATATTGTGGCTGTAGAGAGAGTGCATGAATATACACAGGTGGCAAATGAG GCCCCATGGGTGACAGCACAGAGACCACCTCTCAACTGGCCCAGTAAAGGGGAGATCTGCTTCATAGACTACCGGGTGCGTTATCGACCTGAGCTAGAATTGGTTCTTGATGGGATCCACTGTGATATCAACAGCACCGAGAAG GTTGGTGTTGTGGGCCGAACAGGGGCTGGGAAATCCTCCCTCACGAATTGCCTCTTTCGCATTCTGGAGGCAGCTGGGGGAAAGATCCTGATTGATGGGCTCGATATAGCAACACTTGGCCTACACGATCTGCGCCAGAACCTTACCATCATCCCACAG GATCCTGTGCTCTTTTCGGGGACCTTGCGCATGAACTTGGACCCATTTGACCAGTACTCAGATGAAGAAGTCTGGCATTCTCTGGAGCTAGCTCACCTGAAGTCTTATGTGCATGACCTGCCTGAGGGACTGTCCCATCTAGTGAGCGAAGGTGGAGAGAACTTGAG CGTTGGGCAGAGACAACTTCTCTGTCTGGCACGAGCCGTCCTCCGTAAATCCAAAATCCTGATTCTGGATGAAGCCACCGCAGCTGTGGACATAGAAACCGATCACTTGATCCAAGAGACTATCCGCAGCGAGTTTGCCAACTGCACCGTGCTCACCATTGCTCATCGGCTGCACACCATCATGGACAGCAACAG aGTGATGGTGCTTCAGGCTGGGAGGATTGTGGAATTCGACAGCCCTGAGCAGCTGCTTCAAGAAGAAAGCATTTTTGCTGGCATGGCAAAGGAGGCGGGTATTGTGGGACCTCAGATTTCAGCTCTGTGA